The following proteins are co-located in the Caldisericota bacterium genome:
- a CDS encoding GNAT family protein: MEVCYGFNFSAILQSDLSLLIDWLTSETWPYHSNPQPTPEEIREVFEKGVYNNSTSCKTFWIILDNDKRTGLIRLYDLQDSTPLFDIRILSVYRGKGIGERATNWTTNYIFTTWPDKRRIEGYTRQDNLVMRRVFQKCGYVKEACHRKAWPSQDGKYFDAIGYGILREDWKQKKITPLNWDDVGF, translated from the coding sequence ATGGAGGTATGTTATGGATTTAACTTTTCAGCTATTTTACAATCTGACCTATCACTTTTAATAGATTGGCTTACTTCAGAAACGTGGCCTTATCATAGCAACCCACAACCTACTCCCGAAGAAATCCGGGAAGTATTTGAAAAAGGAGTCTATAACAATAGTACTTCCTGCAAAACTTTTTGGATCATCTTAGACAATGATAAACGCACTGGCTTAATCCGCCTGTATGACTTACAGGATAGTACTCCTTTATTTGATATCCGAATTCTCAGTGTCTATCGGGGCAAGGGAATTGGTGAACGAGCAACAAATTGGACCACCAATTACATATTCACAACATGGCCAGATAAACGCAGAATTGAAGGATATACGCGACAGGATAATTTGGTAATGCGAAGGGTATTCCAAAAGTGTGGCTATGTTAAAGAAGCCTGTCATCGTAAGGCCTGGCCGTCACAAGATGGTAAATATTTTGATGCTATTGGTTATGGAATCCTAAGAGAAGATTGGAAACAAAAGAAAATAACTCCACTCAATTGGGATGATGTAGGTTTTTAA
- the xerA gene encoding site-specific tyrosine recombinase/integron integrase codes for MVKINKEKLIDEYINEMKNRGYSKMTVRNVHYLLSNFMAHYELPDKNNISDYLFNVDVNKNTKITRSYILLAFAKYMKRKTGINFDIGIPRLKKSKKMPVYLTKNELGKLLDASRKNIRDFTIIAFFIQTGLRIDELINLHTKNVDLQDKTIKVHGKGDKERIVPLSKDLVKILKTYLSGRTEGYLFMSQKGKPFSPSAIQKMVKRYTQEANLKKKISPHKLRHTFATLALEAGVNPFTLKELLGHSSLNTTLIYTHITPEISRDAVKRVAAITKDVFEKK; via the coding sequence ATGGTAAAAATTAATAAAGAAAAACTTATCGATGAATATATTAATGAAATGAAAAATAGAGGGTATTCAAAAATGACTGTTCGGAATGTTCATTACCTCTTAAGCAATTTTATGGCTCATTACGAACTCCCAGATAAAAATAATATATCGGATTATCTTTTTAATGTAGATGTTAATAAGAATACAAAAATTACCCGCTCATATATTTTGCTTGCCTTTGCAAAATATATGAAAAGAAAAACAGGTATTAATTTTGATATTGGTATCCCAAGGTTAAAAAAATCAAAAAAGATGCCGGTATATTTAACTAAAAATGAATTAGGAAAATTACTTGATGCATCAAGAAAGAATATCAGAGATTTTACAATTATAGCATTTTTTATTCAGACAGGACTAAGAATAGATGAATTAATAAACTTACATACCAAAAACGTGGATTTGCAAGACAAGACAATAAAAGTGCATGGCAAAGGTGACAAAGAAAGAATTGTTCCTCTGTCAAAGGATCTTGTGAAAATTCTTAAGACATATCTTAGTGGCAGGACAGAAGGCTATTTATTTATGTCACAAAAGGGAAAACCATTTTCACCCAGTGCAATACAAAAAATGGTAAAGAGATACACGCAAGAAGCAAATTTAAAAAAGAAAATATCTCCGCATAAATTAAGACACACATTCGCAACACTCGCACTTGAGGCAGGAGTAAATCCATTTACATTAAAGGAACTTCTTGGCCATAGTTCTTTAAACACTACACTGATTTATACTCATATTACCCCGGAAATATCGAGAGACGCAGTAAAGCGTGTAGCTGCAATAACTAAAGATGTATTTGAAAAAAAATAA
- a CDS encoding DMT family transporter produces MGRNLPSNKNSFKLHVTCDTSYVPIFFSVLFATPLFIKGFRNNRKNLLKIILLGIILYIAYFTQTIGLEYTTSSKSAFIAGLYIIFTPIFVLFFIREKLMRKLGISLILAIIGLALLANISLKDFNLNFGDFITIISAITFSIQIVLTNIYAQETDIFFIAATQMIATFLVGLPFNGNFLQISLGPLIQIFKSR; encoded by the coding sequence TTGGGGAGGAACCTTCCCTCTAATAAAAATTCCTTTAAACTACATGTCACCTGTGATACTTCTTATGTACCGATTTTTTTCTCAGTACTTTTCGCCACTCCCCTTTTTATAAAAGGTTTTAGAAATAATAGAAAAAATCTTTTAAAAATAATACTGTTAGGAATCATTTTATACATTGCTTATTTCACTCAAACAATAGGACTTGAATATACTACTTCCTCTAAAAGTGCTTTCATTGCAGGTTTATATATTATTTTTACACCTATCTTTGTATTGTTCTTTATCCGCGAGAAACTTATGCGTAAACTCGGTATTTCACTTATTCTCGCAATAATTGGTCTAGCGCTACTGGCGAATATCTCTTTAAAGGATTTCAATTTAAATTTTGGTGATTTTATTACCATAATCTCTGCAATAACTTTTTCTATACAAATTGTCCTTACAAATATATATGCACAAGAAACGGATATCTTCTTTATTGCTGCAACTCAGATGATTGCGACGTTTCTTGTAGGTCTCCCTTTCAATGGAAACTTTTTACAGATATCGTTGGGTCCCCTCATACAAATATTTAAATCCAGATAG
- the pyk gene encoding pyruvate kinase — translation MIKKIAECKTKIVVTLGPSTLDQKKIETLAKLGVSVFRINFSHGTSAQHKETIQSIREVEEKLNLPLGILQDLQGPKIRLGEFESGTAFLKKGSEFILTTNKLRGNNRISSITCQNIDKDVKKGELIYLNDGLIKLEIQKITGKNIYTKVIEGGIAGNHNGVNFPTSHLSVASITEKDKKDLRFGLENNVDMVAQSFIKTAEDVLKLKNLMKSTGKVIPIIAKIEKWEAVKNLEEIVEVSDGIMVARGDLGVEMSIAEIPITQKQIISLCNEKGKLVITATQMLSSMVDNPAPTRAEVTDISNAIFDGTDAVMLSNETAMGKFPIESVKMMKQIIQSTEKSSLFKSVMEKNTIIPGYDVPDAIARSAVVIAKSTKAKIIISATESGKTAMLVSKYKPLVPILALTPKEKTLRFLLLKWGVFPVKVNAFKTVDEILDTGPKIAKHLHFLKKNNLYVITAGSHTGVSGSTNLIKIDKI, via the coding sequence ATGATAAAAAAAATAGCTGAGTGTAAAACAAAAATAGTAGTAACCTTAGGGCCCTCTACCCTGGACCAGAAAAAAATAGAAACTCTGGCAAAGCTAGGAGTTAGTGTTTTTAGAATTAATTTTTCACATGGTACCTCTGCACAACACAAAGAAACGATTCAATCTATTAGAGAAGTAGAAGAAAAACTCAATTTGCCATTAGGTATATTGCAAGATCTGCAGGGACCTAAAATAAGACTTGGAGAATTTGAAAGCGGTACTGCTTTTTTAAAAAAAGGTTCGGAATTTATACTTACCACAAATAAATTGAGGGGAAACAACCGAATCTCCTCGATAACTTGCCAGAATATTGATAAGGATGTAAAAAAAGGAGAGCTCATTTATCTAAACGATGGATTAATTAAATTAGAAATCCAGAAAATTACGGGAAAGAACATATACACAAAGGTTATAGAGGGTGGAATAGCAGGCAACCATAATGGAGTAAACTTCCCTACGTCACATCTCTCTGTAGCGTCAATTACAGAAAAAGATAAAAAAGATCTCAGATTCGGGCTTGAAAATAATGTCGATATGGTTGCACAATCGTTTATAAAAACTGCTGAAGATGTATTAAAACTCAAAAATTTGATGAAGTCAACTGGGAAAGTTATTCCCATTATAGCTAAAATAGAAAAGTGGGAAGCAGTTAAAAATCTAGAAGAAATTGTTGAAGTTTCTGACGGGATTATGGTAGCAAGGGGAGATCTTGGTGTCGAAATGTCAATTGCTGAAATTCCCATTACGCAAAAACAAATAATCTCTCTGTGTAATGAAAAAGGAAAACTGGTAATTACAGCAACTCAAATGCTCAGTTCAATGGTAGACAATCCTGCTCCAACGCGTGCAGAAGTAACAGATATATCAAATGCTATATTTGATGGAACTGATGCTGTAATGCTTTCCAATGAAACGGCTATGGGAAAATTCCCTATTGAATCAGTGAAAATGATGAAACAAATTATCCAATCTACTGAAAAGAGTTCTTTGTTTAAAAGCGTTATGGAGAAAAATACAATCATACCAGGATACGATGTCCCCGATGCAATTGCTCGCTCGGCAGTAGTAATAGCCAAGAGTACAAAAGCAAAAATTATTATATCGGCGACAGAGTCTGGTAAAACTGCAATGCTCGTGTCAAAATACAAACCACTTGTCCCCATATTAGCTCTTACTCCAAAAGAAAAAACACTTAGATTTCTTTTGTTAAAGTGGGGAGTGTTTCCAGTTAAAGTAAATGCCTTCAAAACTGTTGATGAAATATTAGATACAGGTCCAAAAATCGCAAAGCATCTACATTTCCTAAAAAAAAATAATTTGTATGTAATTACCGCAGGATCACATACCGGTGTAAGTGGAAGTACTAACCTTATAAAGATTGATAAAATTTGA
- the dnaJ gene encoding molecular chaperone DnaJ: MAKDYYQILGVSRDATAEEIQRRYRKLVMKNHPDLHKDNPNSSKKMAEINEAYEILSSPEKRAQYDRFGTVGPEGRAGYGAGGFDFNGFSAGDSFNFEDLLRNFGFGGFGGFTETRQRTAPNVRQRGEDMQYPIAITLKESILGTKKEIKLTRNEACAVCKGSGLKPGTGYTTCPTCKGAGTVKRIQRSIFGEFIIQTTCPTCHGLGKIAKEKCSSCGGTGVTRAQKIIEVTIPAGVETGMRVRIRGEGNAGVHKGPRGDLYILIRVEKDPRFEKVEDKLYYTTHIAFPEAALGTKIQVPLIEGGYEKLKVPAGTQSNTELIIRGKGARLVGNRRRGDLIVKIQVDVPTRLTPKEKTLIKKLGEIYNDKKNS; encoded by the coding sequence ATGGCTAAAGACTATTACCAAATTTTAGGCGTTTCAAGGGACGCAACTGCCGAAGAAATTCAAAGGAGGTACCGGAAATTGGTAATGAAGAACCATCCGGACCTCCATAAAGATAATCCTAATTCATCAAAAAAAATGGCAGAAATTAACGAGGCTTATGAAATATTAAGCAGTCCTGAAAAACGTGCTCAGTATGACCGTTTTGGCACTGTCGGACCTGAAGGCAGAGCTGGTTATGGTGCAGGTGGATTTGATTTCAATGGTTTTTCTGCAGGTGATTCATTTAATTTTGAAGACCTCTTGAGAAATTTTGGTTTCGGAGGATTCGGAGGATTTACAGAAACCAGGCAAAGAACTGCACCAAATGTGAGACAGCGCGGAGAGGATATGCAATATCCAATTGCCATAACTCTCAAAGAAAGTATACTTGGAACAAAAAAAGAAATTAAACTAACCAGAAATGAAGCTTGTGCTGTATGTAAAGGAAGTGGACTAAAACCCGGTACTGGTTATACAACCTGTCCAACATGTAAGGGTGCCGGAACCGTAAAGAGAATTCAACGATCTATTTTTGGTGAATTTATTATACAAACTACTTGTCCCACCTGTCATGGCCTTGGTAAAATAGCAAAAGAAAAATGCTCATCCTGCGGAGGTACCGGTGTTACACGCGCACAAAAGATAATTGAAGTAACAATTCCTGCTGGAGTAGAAACAGGAATGAGAGTAAGAATACGAGGCGAAGGGAATGCCGGTGTGCATAAAGGCCCTCGAGGTGATCTTTATATACTAATACGGGTTGAAAAAGATCCGCGGTTTGAAAAAGTGGAAGACAAACTTTACTATACTACTCATATTGCCTTCCCAGAAGCTGCACTCGGAACAAAAATTCAAGTTCCACTTATTGAGGGTGGGTATGAGAAATTAAAAGTACCGGCTGGCACCCAGAGTAATACAGAACTGATAATACGCGGAAAAGGAGCTCGGCTTGTTGGAAATAGAAGAAGAGGCGATCTTATTGTTAAAATACAGGTAGATGTGCCAACACGTCTTACGCCCAAGGAGAAAACTCTCATTAAAAAATTAGGTGAAATTTATAATGATAAAAAAAATAGCTGA